The following are from one region of the Arcobacter defluvii genome:
- the rfbC gene encoding dTDP-4-dehydrorhamnose 3,5-epimerase, with protein sequence MTYKRLEIPELVLCEPTFHEDNRGFVFESFKKKSFDDFLGFKVDFSQDNISYSKYGVVRGLHTNTYEFAQSKLISVLKGKILDVAVDFRVGSPSFGKVVSVELNSEENKQLFIPRGFLHGFSVLSEDALVMIKIDRYFASGESIGIRYDDKDLSIDWKIDEKFVILSEADKKLSNFKDIKSPFVYGENYY encoded by the coding sequence ATGACATATAAAAGACTTGAAATACCTGAGTTAGTGCTATGTGAACCAACTTTCCATGAAGATAATCGTGGATTTGTTTTCGAATCATTTAAAAAAAAATCTTTTGACGATTTTTTAGGATTTAAAGTAGATTTTTCTCAAGATAATATCTCTTATAGTAAGTATGGAGTTGTAAGAGGACTTCATACAAATACTTATGAATTTGCCCAATCAAAGCTGATAAGTGTTTTAAAAGGTAAAATCCTTGATGTAGCAGTTGATTTTAGAGTAGGAAGTCCAAGTTTTGGAAAAGTAGTAAGTGTAGAGTTAAATAGTGAAGAAAATAAACAACTTTTCATACCAAGAGGTTTTTTACATGGTTTTTCAGTTTTAAGTGAAGATGCACTTGTTATGATAAAAATTGATAGATATTTTGCAAGTGGTGAAAGTATAGGTATCAGATATGATGACAAAGATTTATCAATTGATTGGAAAATAGATGAAAAATTTGTTATTTTATCTGAAGCTGATAAAAAATTATCAAATTTTAAAGACATAAAATCACCATTTGTTTATGGTGAAAATTATTATTAG
- the pglF gene encoding UDP-N-acetylglucosamine 4,6-dehydratase (configuration-retaining): MNYLRDKRFLGIIATIVISIFSFFLVTFLLAKGVFLEALIIILIFRVIASFLFFDDYKLSWSKASTKTGLMKVILAVISFVVYMPILYYWFKIPFNLMFIDLIFYTFIVNILVYVYKYYHTVGRNQKTKKLVIYGAGKAGLQLQREFLNSEYHLVCFIDDDEILHHRSIDGISIYSQEKYYSLFQEEKFDMMVIAMPSVSKDRIKNIYETMQGNFDRIKILPSIQNILKKEEFTKQLKDISVEDLLARHPKDLDKKQIENFIKDKVVLITGAGGSIGSEISRQCKAYGAKQLILLDHSEFNLYSIMEELKDENVIPVMQTVRNFGFIENTFEKYKPQIVIHAAAYKHVPLVEHNILEGISNNIIGTKNCIDLSIKYGVEKFVLISTDKAVRPTNVMGTTKRICELYAQNVNAENTEIVAVRFGNVLGSSGSVIPKFKSQIEQGKNITVTHPDITRYFMLIPEACELVLQAASIGKGGEIFILDMGEPIKIVDLAKKMIELSGRNEINIEFCGLRPGEKLYEELLINDSDQKTKYESITVASPTNFDINKLNQKIDDLLVCDDKIAKLKEIVPEFNHQLNN; encoded by the coding sequence ATGAATTATCTAAGAGATAAAAGATTTTTAGGGATTATAGCAACGATTGTTATATCAATTTTTTCATTTTTTTTGGTTACATTTTTGTTAGCCAAAGGTGTTTTTTTAGAAGCTTTAATCATTATTCTTATTTTTAGAGTGATTGCATCATTTTTATTTTTTGATGATTATAAATTATCTTGGTCAAAAGCCTCTACAAAAACTGGACTTATGAAAGTTATACTAGCTGTTATAAGTTTTGTTGTTTATATGCCTATCTTGTATTATTGGTTTAAAATACCTTTTAATCTTATGTTTATTGATTTGATATTTTATACTTTTATAGTAAATATTTTAGTATATGTTTACAAGTATTATCATACAGTTGGAAGAAATCAAAAAACAAAAAAACTTGTGATATATGGTGCAGGAAAAGCTGGTTTGCAACTTCAAAGAGAATTTTTAAATAGTGAGTATCATTTAGTTTGTTTTATTGATGATGATGAAATCTTACATCATAGAAGTATAGATGGTATTTCTATTTATTCTCAAGAAAAATATTATAGTTTATTTCAAGAAGAAAAATTTGATATGATGGTTATAGCTATGCCATCTGTCTCAAAAGATAGAATAAAAAATATTTATGAAACTATGCAAGGAAACTTTGATAGAATCAAAATCCTACCAAGTATTCAAAATATCTTGAAAAAAGAAGAGTTTACAAAACAACTAAAAGATATTTCAGTTGAAGATTTACTTGCTCGTCATCCAAAAGATTTGGATAAAAAACAAATAGAAAATTTTATAAAAGATAAAGTAGTCCTTATAACTGGTGCAGGTGGAAGTATAGGAAGTGAGATAAGTAGACAATGTAAAGCTTATGGAGCAAAACAATTAATACTTTTAGATCATAGTGAGTTTAATCTTTATTCTATTATGGAAGAATTAAAAGATGAAAATGTTATTCCAGTTATGCAAACAGTTAGAAATTTTGGTTTTATAGAAAATACTTTTGAAAAATATAAACCGCAGATTGTTATTCACGCAGCTGCTTACAAACACGTTCCTTTAGTTGAACACAATATTTTAGAAGGTATTTCAAACAATATAATTGGAACTAAAAATTGTATAGATTTATCTATAAAATATGGAGTTGAAAAATTTGTATTAATCTCAACTGATAAAGCTGTTCGTCCAACAAATGTAATGGGAACAACAAAAAGAATTTGTGAATTATATGCTCAAAATGTAAATGCAGAAAATACAGAAATAGTAGCAGTTAGATTTGGTAATGTTTTAGGAAGTAGTGGAAGTGTTATTCCAAAATTCAAATCTCAAATAGAACAAGGTAAAAATATAACTGTTACTCATCCAGATATTACAAGGTATTTTATGCTTATTCCTGAAGCTTGTGAACTTGTACTTCAAGCAGCAAGTATTGGAAAAGGTGGAGAAATTTTTATACTTGATATGGGTGAACCTATAAAGATAGTTGATTTAGCTAAAAAAATGATAGAACTAAGTGGAAGAAATGAGATAAATATTGAGTTTTGTGGCTTAAGACCTGGTGAAAAACTATATGAAGAATTATTGATAAATGATAGCGATCAAAAAACAAAGTATGAATCAATCACAGTTGCAAGCCCAACGAATTTTGATATAAATAAACTAAATCAAAAAATTGATGATTTACTTGTTTGTGATGATAAAATAGCAAAATTAAAAGAAATTGTTCCAGAATTTAATCATCAGCTTAATAATTAA
- a CDS encoding type II secretion system protein: protein MKSAFSLLELIFAIVILGIIASFAVPKYMDTKDSALVSTIKRDINTAINSIQSYYLLNQKIEKISDTMNVNDTNWTIADLKMTDKNSCLSLEVKTDSNSTKTLELTIDDTKDTTICKKIQNSGLVSKTYELY from the coding sequence ATGAAATCGGCCTTTTCTTTACTAGAATTGATTTTTGCGATAGTTATTTTGGGGATTATTGCATCTTTTGCTGTTCCAAAATATATGGATACAAAAGATAGTGCTTTGGTATCAACTATAAAAAGAGATATAAATACAGCTATAAATTCTATTCAAAGTTATTATTTATTAAATCAAAAGATAGAAAAAATAAGTGATACTATGAATGTAAATGATACAAACTGGACAATTGCTGATTTAAAAATGACTGATAAAAATTCTTGTTTAAGTTTAGAAGTAAAAACAGATTCAAATAGTACAAAAACTTTAGAATTAACTATTGATGATACAAAAGATACAACTATTTGTAAAAAGATTCAAAATTCAGGTTTAGTAAGTAAAACTTATGAATTGTATTAA
- a CDS encoding DNA ligase — MKLILIFLLNISMYALDLQKANIYDETKHQINGWYMSEKLDGIRAYWNGKELLSKNGNKIYAPIWFTKNFPPFELDGELYTKRDDFENIQNIVLDTNPSKDWQQITYNIFEVPNIKGNFDKRLEKIKIWLNKNPNNFIKIIPQIICKDKKHLNKYLEELVNKKAEGIILKNPYLNYENGRTNNILKVKTFFDDEGVVIGHNYNKEKNFKSLVIKLKNGIVFNLGGGFSNKERLNPPKIGEIITFKYYGFTKNNKPKFASFLRIRKKE, encoded by the coding sequence ATGAAACTTATACTTATCTTTTTACTAAATATCTCAATGTATGCACTAGATTTACAAAAAGCAAATATTTATGATGAAACTAAACATCAAATAAACGGATGGTATATGAGTGAAAAATTAGATGGAATTAGAGCTTATTGGAATGGTAAAGAACTACTTAGTAAAAATGGAAATAAAATCTATGCACCAATTTGGTTTACAAAAAATTTTCCACCATTTGAACTAGATGGGGAACTTTATACAAAAAGAGATGATTTCGAGAATATTCAAAATATAGTTCTTGATACAAATCCATCAAAAGATTGGCAACAAATAACGTATAATATCTTTGAAGTCCCCAATATAAAAGGAAATTTTGATAAAAGATTAGAAAAAATAAAAATTTGGTTAAATAAAAATCCAAATAATTTCATAAAAATTATTCCTCAAATAATTTGTAAAGATAAAAAACATTTAAATAAATATTTAGAAGAATTAGTAAATAAAAAAGCAGAAGGAATAATTTTAAAAAATCCATATTTAAACTATGAAAATGGAAGAACAAATAATATTTTAAAAGTAAAAACATTTTTCGATGATGAGGGAGTTGTAATAGGTCATAATTATAATAAAGAGAAAAACTTTAAAAGTTTAGTTATAAAACTAAAAAACGGTATAGTTTTCAATCTTGGCGGTGGTTTTTCAAATAAAGAAAGACTTAACCCACCAAAAATTGGTGAAATCATAACTTTTAAATATTATGGATTTACAAAAAACAACAAACCAAAATTTGCCTCTTTTTTAAGAATTAGAAAAAAAGAGTAA
- a CDS encoding adenine phosphoribosyltransferase: protein MGENKILDENSKKILLDSIRSVKDFPKAGIVFKDITTLLNNKDAFKLLMNHLEDRYKSYNLDYIAGIDSRGFIFGSALADRLGVGFVPVRKKGKLPNTTVCEKYELEYGFDEVELHLDAFNNQKNVNVLLIDDIIVSGGTAYAAANLIKKLDVNLVEMCFLMNIHILNGAKKLSEVAPVYSVLEI, encoded by the coding sequence TTGGGTGAAAATAAGATATTAGATGAAAATAGCAAAAAGATATTATTAGATTCAATTAGAAGTGTAAAAGATTTTCCAAAAGCGGGCATTGTATTTAAAGATATTACGACTTTATTAAATAACAAAGATGCATTTAAACTTTTGATGAATCACTTAGAAGATAGATATAAATCTTATAATTTAGATTATATTGCTGGAATTGATTCAAGAGGTTTTATATTTGGTTCAGCTTTAGCAGATAGATTAGGTGTTGGTTTTGTTCCTGTTAGAAAAAAGGGAAAATTACCAAACACAACTGTTTGTGAAAAATATGAGTTAGAGTATGGTTTTGATGAGGTTGAATTACATCTTGATGCTTTCAATAATCAAAAAAATGTAAATGTTTTATTAATTGATGATATTATTGTAAGTGGTGGAACTGCATACGCAGCAGCAAATTTAATAAAAAAACTTGATGTAAATTTAGTTGAAATGTGTTTTTTAATGAATATTCATATTTTAAATGGTGCAAAAAAATTAAGTGAAGTTGCACCTGTATATTCTGTATTAGAAATTTAA
- the trpB gene encoding tryptophan synthase subunit beta: protein MSNYIPKPSIFDPDDKGQFGIFGGQYVPETLMPILKELEATYKKYRFDEEFWAEVNALLKDYVGRENPLYFAKNISEEIGAKVYLKREDLNHTGAHKVNNVIAQGLLAKRMGKTKVIAETGAGQHGVATATIAALMGLECTVFMGAKDVERQELNVFRMKLLGAKVIAVESGSKTLKDAMNDAIRYWVTNARDTFYIIGTVAGPHPYPMMVRDFQAVIGYEARKQILEKEGKLPDYVVACIGGGSNAIGMFSHFLEDKEVSCVGIEAGGLGLDTDKHGCSLEKGSPGVLHGQCSYLLQDEDGQILEAHSISAGLDYPGIGPEHAFHKDNKTVSYDSITDKEALDAFVWLSRAEGIIPAFESSHAIAYLKKAKEKLKGKIVIISLSGRGDKDMIQAKSLLDFK from the coding sequence ATGAGTAATTATATTCCAAAACCTAGTATTTTTGATCCTGATGATAAAGGACAATTTGGTATTTTTGGAGGTCAATATGTACCTGAAACTTTAATGCCAATTTTAAAAGAATTAGAAGCAACATATAAAAAATATAGATTTGATGAAGAGTTTTGGGCAGAAGTAAATGCTTTATTAAAAGATTATGTAGGACGAGAAAATCCACTTTATTTTGCAAAAAATATAAGTGAAGAAATAGGTGCAAAAGTTTATTTAAAAAGAGAAGATTTAAATCATACGGGCGCTCATAAAGTAAATAATGTTATAGCTCAAGGATTACTTGCTAAAAGAATGGGCAAAACGAAAGTAATTGCAGAAACAGGAGCTGGGCAACATGGAGTTGCAACTGCTACAATTGCAGCACTTATGGGATTAGAATGTACAGTGTTTATGGGTGCAAAAGATGTAGAAAGACAAGAATTAAATGTATTTAGAATGAAACTTTTAGGAGCTAAAGTAATAGCAGTTGAAAGTGGAAGTAAAACTTTAAAAGATGCAATGAATGATGCTATTAGATATTGGGTTACAAACGCACGTGATACATTTTATATAATTGGAACAGTTGCTGGTCCTCACCCATATCCTATGATGGTGCGAGATTTTCAAGCAGTTATAGGTTATGAAGCAAGAAAACAGATTTTAGAAAAGGAGGGAAAACTTCCTGATTATGTTGTTGCATGTATTGGTGGTGGATCAAATGCAATAGGTATGTTTTCACATTTTTTAGAAGATAAAGAAGTAAGTTGCGTTGGTATTGAAGCTGGTGGTTTAGGGTTAGATACTGATAAACATGGATGTAGTTTGGAAAAAGGAAGTCCTGGAGTATTACATGGACAATGTTCATATTTACTTCAAGATGAAGATGGACAAATTTTAGAAGCTCACAGTATAAGTGCAGGACTTGATTATCCAGGAATTGGACCTGAACACGCTTTTCACAAAGATAATAAAACAGTAAGTTATGATTCTATAACTGATAAAGAAGCTTTAGATGCTTTTGTATGGTTGAGTAGAGCAGAGGGAATTATTCCAGCTTTTGAATCATCTCATGCAATTGCATACTTAAAAAAAGCAAAAGAAAAATTAAAAGGAAAAATAGTTATCATAAGTCTATCTGGACGTGGAGATAAAGATATGATACAAGCAAAAAGTTTGTTAGATTTTAAGTAG
- a CDS encoding DedA family protein, translated as MKELFRKIQPYSGKILTIILIVFFSFLIYNLYQAPVEGIEEKFIYLLKKYGYIILFAWGMLEGEAGLIMAGLLSHTGDMNLYIAIFVAGLGGFAGDQVYFYIGRFNKSYVHKKFKNQRRKFALAHLLLKKHGWPIIFIQRYMYGMRTVIPISIGLTRYSAKMFAFINLISAWCWAALTIVPVWYFGNEILVVLEWIKEHWYLAIPIAAIFGGSILYYINQTTKKVEKRGQNED; from the coding sequence GTGAAAGAACTTTTTAGAAAGATCCAGCCTTATTCAGGGAAGATATTAACTATTATTTTAATAGTGTTTTTCTCTTTTCTTATTTACAATTTATATCAAGCTCCTGTTGAAGGAATTGAAGAAAAGTTTATATACCTACTTAAAAAATATGGTTATATAATTCTTTTTGCCTGGGGAATGCTTGAAGGTGAAGCTGGTCTGATTATGGCTGGATTATTGTCTCATACCGGTGATATGAATTTATATATAGCTATTTTTGTAGCTGGACTTGGTGGCTTTGCTGGTGATCAAGTCTATTTTTATATTGGAAGATTTAATAAATCTTATGTTCACAAAAAATTTAAAAATCAAAGAAGAAAATTTGCCCTTGCTCATTTATTACTTAAAAAGCATGGTTGGCCTATAATTTTTATACAAAGATATATGTATGGAATGAGAACAGTTATTCCCATTTCAATTGGTCTTACAAGATATAGTGCTAAAATGTTTGCGTTTATAAATCTAATATCAGCTTGGTGTTGGGCTGCCCTTACAATAGTACCAGTTTGGTATTTTGGAAATGAAATATTAGTTGTATTAGAGTGGATAAAAGAGCATTGGTATTTAGCTATTCCAATTGCTGCAATATTTGGTGGAAGTATTTTATACTATATAAATCAAACTACAAAAAAAGTAGAAAAAAGAGGTCAAAATGAAGATTAA
- a CDS encoding leucyl aminopeptidase, whose product MKINLVKKSEKVSSEIEIIFVKEIDSIDNDKELLEILDFKAKDETCVLLAESKKVYVGYEENSYDCIAIAVATAIKKIQTTKFKSAKIELTPELEEHFKALVEGAVLGEYKFTDYKSEKDEKIKLELDIVVEEKSSKLETILKDSKIIAKAVNKARNMVNTAPADFYPEIMASMAEEIAKDVEIKCEIHGEKYLEKHNMMAMHSVGRASIHESKLIHLTYKPKNPKFKIVLVGKGLTYDSGGLSLKPSDFMVTMKADKSGGCAVLSTLWAIAKLELPFEVHGIVGAVENMIGGNAYKPDDILTARNGKTIEVRNTDAEGRLVLADCLCYAQDEIKDIDYIFDYATLTGACVVGVGEYTTGIMGNNEVLKRNTVASALKAGEYATSLDFNRYLKKTIKSEIADICNVANTRYGGAITAGMFLDNFIYDENKSKWVHFDIAGPAYVEKNWGYNSIGASGAGVRTTIGFLQDLLEN is encoded by the coding sequence ATGAAGATTAATTTAGTAAAAAAAAGTGAAAAAGTTAGTTCAGAAATTGAAATAATTTTTGTAAAAGAAATTGATAGTATTGATAATGACAAAGAACTTTTAGAAATTCTTGATTTTAAAGCAAAAGATGAAACTTGTGTTTTATTAGCTGAATCTAAAAAAGTTTATGTAGGATATGAAGAAAATAGTTATGATTGCATTGCAATAGCAGTAGCAACAGCAATTAAAAAAATCCAAACAACAAAATTTAAAAGTGCTAAAATTGAATTAACACCTGAATTAGAAGAACATTTTAAAGCTTTAGTTGAAGGTGCAGTGTTAGGTGAATATAAATTTACTGATTATAAATCAGAAAAAGATGAAAAAATAAAATTAGAGTTAGATATAGTAGTTGAAGAAAAATCATCTAAACTAGAAACAATTTTAAAAGATTCAAAAATCATTGCAAAAGCTGTAAATAAAGCAAGAAATATGGTAAATACAGCTCCTGCTGATTTTTATCCTGAAATTATGGCTTCTATGGCTGAAGAAATTGCAAAAGATGTAGAAATAAAATGTGAAATACATGGTGAAAAATATTTAGAAAAACACAATATGATGGCAATGCACAGTGTTGGACGTGCCTCTATTCATGAATCAAAACTTATTCATCTAACATATAAACCTAAAAATCCTAAGTTTAAAATTGTTTTAGTTGGAAAAGGTTTGACATATGATTCAGGTGGTTTATCTTTAAAACCAAGTGATTTTATGGTTACAATGAAAGCTGATAAATCAGGTGGTTGTGCAGTTTTATCAACACTTTGGGCAATTGCAAAATTAGAACTTCCTTTTGAAGTTCATGGAATAGTTGGTGCGGTTGAAAATATGATAGGTGGAAATGCATATAAACCTGATGACATTTTAACAGCAAGAAATGGGAAAACAATAGAAGTAAGAAATACAGATGCAGAAGGAAGATTAGTTCTTGCAGATTGTTTATGTTATGCTCAAGATGAAATAAAAGATATTGATTATATTTTTGATTATGCTACATTAACAGGTGCTTGTGTAGTTGGTGTTGGTGAGTATACAACAGGAATTATGGGGAATAATGAAGTATTAAAAAGAAATACAGTTGCAAGTGCTTTAAAAGCTGGAGAATATGCAACATCGTTAGATTTTAACAGATATTTGAAAAAAACTATTAAATCTGAAATTGCAGATATTTGTAATGTTGCAAATACAAGATATGGTGGAGCAATAACTGCTGGAATGTTCTTAGACAATTTTATTTATGATGAAAATAAAAGTAAATGGGTACATTTTGATATAGCAGGTCCTGCATATGTAGAAAAAAATTGGGGATATAACTCTATTGGAGCAAGTGGAGCAGGGGTAAGAACTACAATTGGATTTTTACAAGATTTATTAGAAAATTAA
- a CDS encoding ExbD/TolR family protein, with translation MKKREILTPDITPLIDVVFILLIFFIVSSVFKKDELALVLNLPSSTAQEIELKEKELVIELDGEKLALFGKETTLEELEKEIELIDNKQKNIIFRIDKDVKYEKIVEILEILQKNDFFNISLVTEPKK, from the coding sequence ATGAAAAAAAGAGAAATATTAACTCCAGATATTACGCCACTTATTGATGTTGTTTTTATCTTACTTATATTTTTCATTGTATCTTCTGTATTCAAAAAAGATGAACTTGCTTTAGTTTTAAATCTTCCAAGCTCAACAGCTCAAGAAATAGAATTAAAAGAAAAAGAGTTGGTTATTGAACTTGATGGTGAAAAGCTTGCACTTTTTGGTAAAGAGACAACTTTAGAAGAGCTAGAAAAAGAGATAGAATTAATAGATAATAAACAAAAAAATATAATCTTTAGAATTGACAAAGATGTAAAATATGAAAAGATAGTTGAGATTTTAGAAATATTACAAAAAAATGATTTTTTTAATATCTCACTTGTTACTGAACCTAAAAAATAA
- a CDS encoding MotA/TolQ/ExbB proton channel family protein, whose translation MGIDLINYIDRGGIIVYILIFLNIIGFTIMFWKLVVIALSGNKRELLISEIINFAKSNSQEFKKDSIENYINRKIRKLEFGLNTVKIIASVAPLLGLLGTVIGVLDSFDSITKSGLGDPSIFSNGISVALITTIAGLIVAIPHYIGYNYIVGILDDIELKIQKEVLKKI comes from the coding sequence ATGGGAATTGATTTAATCAATTATATTGATAGGGGTGGAATAATAGTTTATATACTTATTTTTCTAAATATTATAGGTTTTACAATTATGTTTTGGAAACTTGTTGTTATTGCGTTATCTGGAAATAAAAGAGAACTTCTGATATCTGAAATCATTAATTTTGCGAAGTCAAATAGTCAAGAATTTAAAAAAGATTCTATTGAAAATTATATCAATAGAAAAATTAGAAAATTAGAATTTGGATTAAATACTGTTAAAATAATCGCATCTGTTGCACCTTTACTTGGTCTTTTAGGTACAGTTATTGGTGTTTTAGATTCATTTGATTCTATTACAAAAAGTGGTTTAGGTGATCCATCTATATTTTCAAATGGAATTTCTGTTGCGTTAATCACAACTATAGCTGGTTTAATTGTAGCGATTCCTCATTATATTGGATACAACTATATTGTAGGAATTTTAGATGATATTGAACTAAAAATTCAAAAAGAGGTTCTTAAAAAGATATGA
- a CDS encoding energy transducer TonB: MENKKSLLVILTLTISAHLLLFANLKVTEEVELPAEPPAQVTKINLQNVVLKKPEPVVEPVIEKPVEIKPLPKTESKNKIKQVKKKEHHKKEKKVEKKVEKKIEEIKEVKQEIKEVIPLESSSDIKSVKKDIDPSLKDALENEYLAKIRMLIEKNKIYPKSAKRLNQMGKVHVCFVVSKDGQIKNIRIVKKSSFEKLDEAAIEILTKISNFEPIPEKLNKNSWEITVPIVYQITRS; this comes from the coding sequence ATGGAAAACAAAAAAAGTCTATTAGTTATATTAACACTAACAATATCAGCACATTTGTTACTATTTGCAAATTTAAAAGTCACTGAAGAGGTGGAATTACCTGCTGAACCTCCTGCTCAAGTTACAAAGATAAATTTACAAAATGTAGTATTAAAAAAGCCTGAACCTGTGGTAGAACCAGTTATTGAGAAACCTGTTGAAATTAAACCTTTACCTAAAACTGAAAGTAAAAACAAAATCAAACAAGTGAAGAAAAAAGAACATCATAAAAAAGAGAAAAAAGTTGAAAAAAAGGTTGAAAAAAAAATAGAGGAGATAAAAGAAGTTAAACAGGAAATAAAAGAAGTTATTCCACTTGAGAGTTCTTCTGATATTAAAAGTGTAAAAAAAGATATTGATCCATCTTTAAAAGATGCTTTGGAAAATGAATATTTAGCCAAAATTAGAATGTTGATAGAAAAAAATAAAATCTATCCTAAATCTGCTAAAAGATTAAACCAAATGGGAAAAGTTCATGTTTGTTTTGTTGTTTCAAAAGATGGACAAATCAAAAACATAAGAATAGTTAAAAAATCAAGTTTTGAAAAGTTAGATGAAGCAGCAATTGAGATTTTAACCAAAATTAGTAATTTTGAACCAATACCAGAAAAATTAAATAAAAACTCTTGGGAAATTACTGTACCAATTGTTTATCAAATCACAAGGAGCTAA
- a CDS encoding TolC family protein, whose product MRKIIVCSLFCSLAFANNLDILQKDKKESRELEKKYIESNYESNKNDWISPINLNSSLNRSHSISSDNDKFSKSVSIGFTQSIYESGGIEFTIQYAKDKLKYDLLSWENQNSQLLESIYDTLLEISKLKLQIEQSRYKLENKDIELIIKKIQYEAGRTDIVELNNAIMAKNTQFKDNISLENSLKDKEYELSKYTDLKYDEIEILDFKNVSKEDFINYNLDFLQEDSKVEMLNTSYKKTKTNYLPKVSLGATGSYSNIDDLIKNANEDETSASASLTLLVPLYDYNKSNKLQDSKLEYLKQRSQVNDLKNEIAYEYEQILNQIDTYEKYNKTIDDNIKLYNELISANISSNEAGMTSVYDLDILKNTKKINEYDMLINDINIKLEYSKLYFKIKG is encoded by the coding sequence TTGCGTAAAATAATAGTATGCTCACTATTTTGTAGTTTAGCCTTTGCAAATAACCTAGATATTTTGCAAAAAGATAAAAAAGAATCAAGAGAACTCGAAAAGAAATACATTGAATCAAATTATGAGAGTAATAAAAATGATTGGATTTCTCCTATAAATTTAAATTCAAGTTTAAATAGAAGTCATTCAATATCTAGTGATAATGATAAATTTTCAAAAAGTGTATCCATTGGATTTACACAAAGTATTTATGAATCAGGTGGCATAGAATTTACTATTCAGTATGCAAAGGATAAACTAAAGTATGATTTATTATCTTGGGAAAATCAAAATTCTCAACTTCTAGAATCAATTTACGATACATTGCTTGAAATATCAAAATTAAAATTGCAAATTGAACAAAGTCGTTATAAACTTGAAAATAAAGATATAGAATTAATTATAAAAAAGATTCAATATGAAGCAGGAAGAACAGATATTGTAGAGTTAAATAATGCAATTATGGCAAAAAACACTCAATTTAAAGATAACATTTCTTTAGAAAATTCTTTAAAAGATAAAGAGTATGAGTTATCAAAATATACAGATTTAAAATATGATGAAATAGAAATCTTAGATTTTAAAAATGTTTCGAAAGAGGATTTTATTAATTATAATTTAGATTTTTTACAAGAAGATTCAAAAGTTGAAATGTTAAATACAAGTTATAAAAAAACAAAAACAAACTATCTTCCAAAAGTCTCTTTAGGTGCAACAGGTTCTTATTCTAATATAGATGATTTGATAAAAAATGCAAATGAAGATGAAACTTCTGCCTCAGCATCTCTAACGCTTTTGGTTCCTTTATATGATTATAATAAATCAAATAAATTACAAGATTCAAAATTGGAATATTTAAAACAAAGAAGCCAAGTAAATGATTTGAAAAATGAAATTGCATATGAATATGAACAGATATTAAATCAAATAGATACATATGAAAAATATAATAAAACTATAGATGATAATATTAAATTATATAATGAATTAATAAGTGCAAATATAAGTTCAAATGAAGCTGGAATGACTTCTGTATATGATTTAGATATATTAAAAAATACAAAAAAAATAAACGAGTATGATATGTTGATAAATGATATAAATATCAAATTAGAATACTCAAAACTATATTTTAAGATTAAAGGCTAA